The following are encoded together in the Daucus carota subsp. sativus chromosome 5, DH1 v3.0, whole genome shotgun sequence genome:
- the LOC108223217 gene encoding uncharacterized protein LOC108223217 isoform X1, with the protein MVQIVKRKKKGRPSKADLARRSSDSPPAETERQLRRSGRRRNVRYTFDFDDYIDEDLDYYDDDDENDRRDKKLMMLLKLQSCESPPSGSRRASSSEGKAAKKRKIDDGDDDVEEEEEDIVDSCEDDNNNNNDGDELRSHKLDEAKGIDSFPASPVDNSSGLPLPQKKTLELILDKLQKKDIYGVYAEPVDPEELPDYHEVIKNPMDFSTVRKKLGSGKYTTFEQFEHDVFLICENAMQYNSSDTIYFKQAFSIQELARRKFQRLRTELSYPEKEPKIEEKTTSDSFPKKPIKKPINRTVQEPIGSDFSSGATRAMAGDSAYGSNPAQAIVCEKPKSVDKIMEGNMPSVDDNMDRGEELVSAGKGLLSRPVRKTSILEENRRATYNISIPLTTASESIFTTFEGESKQLIPVGVNADHSYAWSLARFAATLGTVAWKVASQRIEQALPEGFKYGRGWVGEYEPLPTPVLMIENRPLNNPVPQRFQCNSNVTKECRAIRAPLSGQETLIAGSTSAELPLSDVAEARPTNSSFSVQVPVKEEPLRVTSSDGKSSFVSSPRTADTDHRATYQQQHMQSRNFAVPVKQNLNHVGQSSPLLANHRLAEVVGGKQILRTPETPGKSPEAVLLNRSSLQPAASKQRNVNGVFAGGVFNGQARTSVMDGRMATTTSCNPKQKGGTEIYFPHGQEQGLSDPVQLMRMLTEKDQLQHSLNHSPNNVRSANPSNPCVKKEDSSNAAAAAARAWMSIGAGVCKPAAENNNAHKGQLSADMLYNGRDHQPQLSRFRGEYPATTIQFQADKSNFPIHAFVQQPVRVSNEAQFQHQPMVFPQLVSPDLSRFQMQGPWRGHNPQSQPRQKQESLPPDLNIGYQSSGSPARQSSGVLVDTQQPDLALQL; encoded by the exons ATGGTACAGATcgtgaagagaaagaagaaagggCGACCGTCCAAGGCAGATCTCGCTCGCCGGAGCTCCGATTCGCCGCCGGCAGAGACTGAACGGCAACTTCGCCGGAGCGGTCGGCGGCGAAATGTGCGATACACTTTTGATTTCGACGATTATATCGATGAGGACTTGGATTACTACGACGACGATGATGAAAATGACAGGAGAGATAAGAAATTGATGATGCTGCTTAAGTTACAGAGTTGCGAGTCGCCGCCGAGTGGGAGTCGGCGCGCGTCTTCTTCGGAGGGTAAGGCGGCGAAGAAGAGGAAAATTGACGACGGTGATGATGACGTGGAGGAGGAAGAGGAAGATATTGTTGATAGTTGTgaagatgataataataataataatgatggtGATGAG CTTAGAAGCCACAAACTGGATGAGGCAAAAGGGATAGACTCTTTTCCAG CAAGTCCGGTTGATAACTCATCTGGCCTTCCGTTGCCTCAGAAGAAGACTTTGGAGTTGATTCTTGACAAACTTCAGAA GAAAGATATTTATGGTGTTTATGCTGAGCCCGTGGATCCTGAAGAG CTTCCTGATTATCATGAAGTCATCAAGAACCCAATGGACTTCTCCACCGTGAGGAAGAAACTAGGGAGTGGAAAATATACAACCTTCGAACAATTTGAG CATGACGTATTTCTAATTTGCGAAAATGCGATGCAATACAATTCTTCAGATACCATATACTTTAAGCAG GCTTTCTCTATTCAAGAATTGGCAAGAAGAAAATTTCAAAGGTTAAGGACCGAGCTTAGTTACCCTGAGAAAGAGCCCAAGATTGAAGAGAAGACAACGTCGGACTCTTTTCCTAAAAAGCCAATAAAGAAACCAATAAACCGTACAGTACAAGAACCCATTGGCTCGGACTTCTCCTCTGGAGCTACTCGTGCTATGGCAGGAGATTCTGCATATGGTTCTAATCCAGCCCAAGCCATTGTTTGTGAGAAGCCTAAGAGTGTTGATAAGATCATGGAAGGAAACATGCCTTCAGTTGACGACAATATGGACAGGGGAGAAGAATTAGTATCTG CAGGGAAAGGTCTCTTATCGAGACCAGTAAGGAAGACATCTATACTTGAAGAGAACCGTCGAGCTACATACAATATATCAATTCCTTTAACAACAGCATCGGAGTCGATATTTACAACTTTTGAGGGTGAAAGCAAGCAACTGATTCCT GTTGGGGTTAATGCAGACCATTCTTACGCTTGGAGCCTTGCTCGCTTTGCTGCAACCCTTGGTACTGTTGCTTGGAAAGTTGCATCGCAAAGGATTGAGCAGGCTTTGCCCGAGGGGTTTAAATATGGGCGGGGTTGGGTTGGCGAATACGAGCCACTCCCAACACCTGTGCTGATGATTGAAAATCGCCCCCTGAATAATCCTGTTCCCCAGAGGTTTCAATGCAATTCTAATGTGACGAAAGAATGCAGGGCTATTAGAGCCCCATTATCAGGCCAGGAGACCCTTATTGCAGGATCTACCTCAGCAGAGCTGCCTTTGTCTGATGTTGCTGAAGCTAGACCTACTAATTCTAGTTTCAGCGTCCAAGTTCCGGTCAAGGAAGAGCCTCTCAGGGTAACTAGTTCAGATGGAAAATCATCATTCGTCTCTTCGCCGAGGACCGCAGATACTGATCACAGAGCCACATATCAGCAGCAACACATGCAGTCTAGGAATTTTGCTGTACCTGTAAAACAAAATTTGAATCATGTCGGACAGAGTTCTCCACTCTTGGCCAATCACAGGCTAGCTGAGGTTGTGGGAGGGAAGCAGATATTAAGAACTCCAGAAACCCCAGGTAAGTCACCGGAGGCAGTTTTATTGAACAGGAGCTCTCTGCAACCTGCAGCTTCTAAACAACGAAATGTCAATGGAGTGTTTGCTGGGGGAGTTTTTAATGGACAAGCAAGGACCAGTGTCATGGATGGTAGAATGGCCACCACAACCTCCTGTAATCCAAAACAAAAGGGCGGTACGGAAATTTATTTCCCGCATGGTCAGGAACAGGGATTAAGCGACCCAGTTCAGCTGATGAGAATGTTAACTGAAAAAGATCAACTTCAGCATAGTTTAAATCATTCTCCAAACAATGTAAGGTCTGCTAATCCCTCAAATCCATGTGTTAAAAAAGAAGATTCAAGCAATGCTGCAGCAGCTGCTGCTCGTGCATGGATGTCCATAGGGGCTGGAGTGTGCAAGCCTGCAGCAGAAAACAACAATGCTCACAAGGGTCAGTTGTCTGCGGATATGTTGTATAATGGTCGTGATCACCAGCCACAACTTTCACGGTTCCGGGGAGAATATCCAGCTACTACGATTCAGTTTCAAGCTGATAAAAGTAATTTTCCAATACATGCGTTTGTGCAACAACCTGTCAGAGTATCTAATGAAGCTCAGTTTCAACACCAGCCTATGGTCTTCCCTCAACTTGTATCGCCTGATTTGTCTAGATTCCAGATGCAGGGTCCCTGGAGGGGTCATAATCCACAATCACAGCCTAGACAAAAGCAAGAATCACTTCCTCCAGATTTAAATATAGGATATCAGTCATCAGGGTCTCCCGCGAGGCAATCTTCAGGAGTGTTGGTGGATACTCAACAACCAGACTTAGCTTTGCAACTATAG
- the LOC108223217 gene encoding uncharacterized protein LOC108223217 isoform X2 — protein MVQIVKRKKKGRPSKADLARRSSDSPPAETERQLRRSGRRRNVRYTFDFDDYIDEDLDYYDDDDENDRRDKKLMMLLKLQSCESPPSGSRRASSSEGKAAKKRKIDDGDDDVEEEEEDIVDSCEDDNNNNNDGDELRSHKLDEAKGIDSFPASPVDNSSGLPLPQKKTLELILDKLQKKDIYGVYAEPVDPEELPDYHEVIKNPMDFSTVRKKLGSGKYTTFEQFEHDVFLICENAMQYNSSDTIYFKQAFSIQELARRKFQRLRTELSYPEKEPKIEEKTTSDSFPKKPIKKPINRTVQEPIGSDFSSGATRAMAGDSAYGSNPAQAIVCEKPKSVDKIMEGNMPSVDDNMDRGEELVSGKGLLSRPVRKTSILEENRRATYNISIPLTTASESIFTTFEGESKQLIPVGVNADHSYAWSLARFAATLGTVAWKVASQRIEQALPEGFKYGRGWVGEYEPLPTPVLMIENRPLNNPVPQRFQCNSNVTKECRAIRAPLSGQETLIAGSTSAELPLSDVAEARPTNSSFSVQVPVKEEPLRVTSSDGKSSFVSSPRTADTDHRATYQQQHMQSRNFAVPVKQNLNHVGQSSPLLANHRLAEVVGGKQILRTPETPGKSPEAVLLNRSSLQPAASKQRNVNGVFAGGVFNGQARTSVMDGRMATTTSCNPKQKGGTEIYFPHGQEQGLSDPVQLMRMLTEKDQLQHSLNHSPNNVRSANPSNPCVKKEDSSNAAAAAARAWMSIGAGVCKPAAENNNAHKGQLSADMLYNGRDHQPQLSRFRGEYPATTIQFQADKSNFPIHAFVQQPVRVSNEAQFQHQPMVFPQLVSPDLSRFQMQGPWRGHNPQSQPRQKQESLPPDLNIGYQSSGSPARQSSGVLVDTQQPDLALQL, from the exons ATGGTACAGATcgtgaagagaaagaagaaagggCGACCGTCCAAGGCAGATCTCGCTCGCCGGAGCTCCGATTCGCCGCCGGCAGAGACTGAACGGCAACTTCGCCGGAGCGGTCGGCGGCGAAATGTGCGATACACTTTTGATTTCGACGATTATATCGATGAGGACTTGGATTACTACGACGACGATGATGAAAATGACAGGAGAGATAAGAAATTGATGATGCTGCTTAAGTTACAGAGTTGCGAGTCGCCGCCGAGTGGGAGTCGGCGCGCGTCTTCTTCGGAGGGTAAGGCGGCGAAGAAGAGGAAAATTGACGACGGTGATGATGACGTGGAGGAGGAAGAGGAAGATATTGTTGATAGTTGTgaagatgataataataataataatgatggtGATGAG CTTAGAAGCCACAAACTGGATGAGGCAAAAGGGATAGACTCTTTTCCAG CAAGTCCGGTTGATAACTCATCTGGCCTTCCGTTGCCTCAGAAGAAGACTTTGGAGTTGATTCTTGACAAACTTCAGAA GAAAGATATTTATGGTGTTTATGCTGAGCCCGTGGATCCTGAAGAG CTTCCTGATTATCATGAAGTCATCAAGAACCCAATGGACTTCTCCACCGTGAGGAAGAAACTAGGGAGTGGAAAATATACAACCTTCGAACAATTTGAG CATGACGTATTTCTAATTTGCGAAAATGCGATGCAATACAATTCTTCAGATACCATATACTTTAAGCAG GCTTTCTCTATTCAAGAATTGGCAAGAAGAAAATTTCAAAGGTTAAGGACCGAGCTTAGTTACCCTGAGAAAGAGCCCAAGATTGAAGAGAAGACAACGTCGGACTCTTTTCCTAAAAAGCCAATAAAGAAACCAATAAACCGTACAGTACAAGAACCCATTGGCTCGGACTTCTCCTCTGGAGCTACTCGTGCTATGGCAGGAGATTCTGCATATGGTTCTAATCCAGCCCAAGCCATTGTTTGTGAGAAGCCTAAGAGTGTTGATAAGATCATGGAAGGAAACATGCCTTCAGTTGACGACAATATGGACAGGGGAGAAGAATTAGTATCTG GGAAAGGTCTCTTATCGAGACCAGTAAGGAAGACATCTATACTTGAAGAGAACCGTCGAGCTACATACAATATATCAATTCCTTTAACAACAGCATCGGAGTCGATATTTACAACTTTTGAGGGTGAAAGCAAGCAACTGATTCCT GTTGGGGTTAATGCAGACCATTCTTACGCTTGGAGCCTTGCTCGCTTTGCTGCAACCCTTGGTACTGTTGCTTGGAAAGTTGCATCGCAAAGGATTGAGCAGGCTTTGCCCGAGGGGTTTAAATATGGGCGGGGTTGGGTTGGCGAATACGAGCCACTCCCAACACCTGTGCTGATGATTGAAAATCGCCCCCTGAATAATCCTGTTCCCCAGAGGTTTCAATGCAATTCTAATGTGACGAAAGAATGCAGGGCTATTAGAGCCCCATTATCAGGCCAGGAGACCCTTATTGCAGGATCTACCTCAGCAGAGCTGCCTTTGTCTGATGTTGCTGAAGCTAGACCTACTAATTCTAGTTTCAGCGTCCAAGTTCCGGTCAAGGAAGAGCCTCTCAGGGTAACTAGTTCAGATGGAAAATCATCATTCGTCTCTTCGCCGAGGACCGCAGATACTGATCACAGAGCCACATATCAGCAGCAACACATGCAGTCTAGGAATTTTGCTGTACCTGTAAAACAAAATTTGAATCATGTCGGACAGAGTTCTCCACTCTTGGCCAATCACAGGCTAGCTGAGGTTGTGGGAGGGAAGCAGATATTAAGAACTCCAGAAACCCCAGGTAAGTCACCGGAGGCAGTTTTATTGAACAGGAGCTCTCTGCAACCTGCAGCTTCTAAACAACGAAATGTCAATGGAGTGTTTGCTGGGGGAGTTTTTAATGGACAAGCAAGGACCAGTGTCATGGATGGTAGAATGGCCACCACAACCTCCTGTAATCCAAAACAAAAGGGCGGTACGGAAATTTATTTCCCGCATGGTCAGGAACAGGGATTAAGCGACCCAGTTCAGCTGATGAGAATGTTAACTGAAAAAGATCAACTTCAGCATAGTTTAAATCATTCTCCAAACAATGTAAGGTCTGCTAATCCCTCAAATCCATGTGTTAAAAAAGAAGATTCAAGCAATGCTGCAGCAGCTGCTGCTCGTGCATGGATGTCCATAGGGGCTGGAGTGTGCAAGCCTGCAGCAGAAAACAACAATGCTCACAAGGGTCAGTTGTCTGCGGATATGTTGTATAATGGTCGTGATCACCAGCCACAACTTTCACGGTTCCGGGGAGAATATCCAGCTACTACGATTCAGTTTCAAGCTGATAAAAGTAATTTTCCAATACATGCGTTTGTGCAACAACCTGTCAGAGTATCTAATGAAGCTCAGTTTCAACACCAGCCTATGGTCTTCCCTCAACTTGTATCGCCTGATTTGTCTAGATTCCAGATGCAGGGTCCCTGGAGGGGTCATAATCCACAATCACAGCCTAGACAAAAGCAAGAATCACTTCCTCCAGATTTAAATATAGGATATCAGTCATCAGGGTCTCCCGCGAGGCAATCTTCAGGAGTGTTGGTGGATACTCAACAACCAGACTTAGCTTTGCAACTATAG